In one Vulgatibacter incomptus genomic region, the following are encoded:
- a CDS encoding isoaspartyl peptidase/L-asparaginase family protein yields the protein MAHSILVHGGAGPIASDDRALACAEGCLAAARIGHAILTGGGSALDAVEAACAALEDDPLFNAGTGACLNADGDVELDAAIMEGTSLRAGAVAAVRTVRNPIRLARLVMDRSPHVLLAAHGAERFAREQGVAPHPPSLLVTQRALDRWRQERARLIAPKPGTVGAVAIDAAGRVAAATSTGGTSGKRAGRVGDSPLPGCGLYADDAAGAVSATGQGEAIIRVVLSKHVCDRIAAGEPADVAAANALRELRRVNGEGGIIAVDRHGRLGYATNAARMSRASIDVDGKESSAFEP from the coding sequence ATGGCTCATTCGATTCTGGTCCACGGGGGGGCGGGTCCGATCGCCTCCGACGATCGCGCGCTCGCGTGTGCGGAGGGCTGCCTGGCGGCGGCGCGGATCGGTCACGCGATCCTAACGGGAGGGGGCAGCGCCCTCGACGCCGTGGAGGCCGCGTGTGCGGCGCTGGAGGACGACCCGCTGTTCAACGCGGGGACGGGCGCGTGCCTGAACGCGGACGGCGACGTCGAGCTGGACGCGGCGATCATGGAAGGCACCTCGCTGCGCGCCGGGGCGGTGGCAGCGGTGCGCACGGTGAGGAACCCGATCCGGCTGGCACGGCTGGTGATGGATCGTTCACCCCATGTATTGCTCGCGGCGCATGGGGCCGAGCGGTTCGCCCGGGAGCAGGGAGTCGCGCCGCATCCGCCCTCGCTCCTGGTCACGCAGCGGGCCCTGGATCGGTGGCGCCAGGAGCGCGCGAGGCTCATCGCGCCGAAGCCGGGGACGGTGGGGGCGGTGGCGATCGACGCTGCGGGGAGGGTGGCGGCGGCGACCTCGACCGGGGGGACGAGCGGGAAGCGCGCCGGGAGGGTCGGCGATTCGCCGTTGCCGGGCTGCGGCCTCTACGCAGACGACGCGGCGGGCGCCGTGTCGGCGACGGGGCAGGGAGAGGCGATTATCCGGGTGGTGCTGTCGAAGCACGTCTGCGATCGCATAGCGGCAGGGGAGCCCGCGGACGTCGCGGCGGCAAACGCGCTCCGCGAGCTTCGTCGCGTGAACGGCGAGGGCGGGATCATCGCGGTCGACCGCCATGGGCGGCTGGGCTACGCCACGAACGCGGCCCGGATGAGCCGCGCTTCGATCGACGTCGACGGCAAGGAGTCGTCGGCCTTCGAGCCCTGA
- a CDS encoding putative metal-binding motif-containing protein: MEPEIVRTPVDADSFALAAESGRSIAFELPITLPRTEGATFDLDVQATALTLAGAPAHFAAATAEVDATAPDSLAAVRFVLSLSPDFDYDGDGYSDVVDCDPDDPTIHPGADDPCDGVDRSCNPGVCYLPLPAGKTGVRDITCDATTCLVAVGGKDGGKGAILRFDATLAAPEPRSAFETDDPRGLAILSSNSTTLFYEASTRTISSVGADDSAGRQFLVGAGLRGVISTSPFETMAFASFASAPRLLSFAPTALAGAPGDLECDAGAEACTFIRLENLSDGESTLGNTATPSRIVTRHTDSNTDGIVYITFREDNRLGIATVDAGTRQLVPGASGLLHALATERPRALHLSSNAKVLYVAGGIESNGEAAAISTGRLPSSHTSTPFDLPAGTCPSALKVIGSKLFVADDCQGRVWELALGADGLPAAGFAPVEHALPGCTKPSMLASVPASGQASAALLVGCADADRIVVLGRD, translated from the coding sequence ATGGAGCCCGAGATCGTCCGCACGCCGGTCGACGCCGACTCGTTCGCGCTTGCAGCGGAATCCGGACGCTCCATCGCCTTCGAGCTGCCTATCACCCTGCCCAGGACCGAGGGCGCGACCTTCGACCTAGACGTCCAGGCCACCGCCCTCACCCTGGCCGGCGCCCCAGCGCACTTCGCCGCCGCCACCGCCGAGGTCGACGCGACCGCCCCCGACTCCCTCGCCGCCGTCCGCTTCGTGCTCTCCCTCTCCCCCGACTTCGACTACGACGGCGACGGCTATTCCGACGTCGTCGACTGCGATCCCGACGACCCGACCATCCACCCCGGCGCCGACGACCCCTGCGACGGCGTCGACCGAAGCTGCAACCCGGGCGTCTGCTACCTCCCCCTCCCCGCCGGCAAGACCGGCGTCCGCGATATCACCTGCGACGCGACCACGTGTCTTGTGGCCGTTGGGGGCAAGGATGGCGGGAAGGGAGCGATCCTGCGGTTCGACGCGACGCTGGCGGCGCCGGAGCCGCGGTCGGCGTTCGAGACGGACGATCCGCGGGGTCTCGCAATTCTGTCGTCAAACTCGACAACGCTATTTTACGAGGCATCAACAAGGACGATCTCGAGCGTTGGCGCAGACGACAGCGCGGGGAGGCAGTTTCTTGTCGGAGCGGGCCTTCGAGGCGTAATTTCGACTTCGCCGTTCGAGACAATGGCTTTTGCCTCGTTCGCGAGTGCACCGAGGTTACTGTCATTTGCGCCCACCGCACTCGCGGGTGCTCCCGGCGATCTCGAATGCGACGCGGGAGCGGAAGCGTGCACATTCATTCGGCTTGAGAATCTCTCAGATGGCGAATCAACGCTCGGGAACACCGCAACACCGAGTCGGATCGTCACTCGTCACACTGACTCGAATACCGACGGGATTGTTTACATCACTTTCCGCGAAGACAATCGTCTGGGTATAGCTACAGTCGACGCCGGGACCCGCCAGCTTGTTCCTGGCGCTTCGGGCCTACTCCATGCTCTCGCCACTGAACGACCGCGAGCACTTCACCTGAGCTCGAACGCAAAGGTTCTCTACGTCGCCGGTGGAATCGAATCGAACGGTGAGGCAGCCGCCATTTCTACCGGTCGGCTTCCTTCTAGCCACACCTCCACACCCTTCGATCTGCCTGCCGGCACCTGCCCGAGCGCCCTGAAGGTAATTGGATCCAAGCTCTTCGTCGCCGACGACTGCCAGGGCCGTGTCTGGGAGCTCGCGCTAGGCGCCGACGGACTTCCCGCAGCCGGCTTCGCGCCCGTCGAGCACGCGCTCCCGGGCTGCACCAAGCCGTCGATGCTCGCCAGCGTCCCGGCATCGGGCCAAGCCTCCGCAGCCCTCCTCGTCGGTTGCGCCGACGCGGACCGCATCGTCGTTCTCGGCCGCGACTAG
- a CDS encoding HNH endonuclease signature motif containing protein: protein MESSGTNEPLASGPSTFVPFDFSALERVGEEIAEVAARIDAANWRLLTLVREFDERKGWGNQGALTCAHWLSWRIGLDRGAAREKVRVARALGRLPLVDDAMRRGLLSYSKARAITRVATPENEDALIALARTATGSQMERITRSYRTVLERGEDGRIPEVDTERWVRARHIESGMMRIEAQLPADEAEVVLKALDAIRYAGNDALRAQSQAAPTDAANEDVAAEGEVSTEAGVSAEAGVSAEAGVSAEARVSAEAGVSAEAGVSAEAGVSAEAGVPASGGVTATPVDVPSRPRRRTWAQQSFDRADALLALSESVLQAPQAIRSTGAPRFEVVVHVDADSLAGRSEALAHLEDGTYLPIETAERLSCDSPIVVMTVDSEGNPLDVGRRTRAIPPALRRAMQKRDGGCRFPGCTHTHFVDGHHVEHWAKGGETKLDNLVLLCRQHHRLVHEEGFRVEMEGKAPAFFDPRGHRLDGSPYVPRIDDPTGLDRYAGFLSWLDAQEGTSDLVVPPGPDCYPWDLPLCVDVLVQRYAGALPPLDYDHARNKRAPLSASTLLT, encoded by the coding sequence ATGGAATCCTCCGGTACGAACGAGCCTCTGGCCTCGGGCCCATCCACCTTCGTTCCGTTCGACTTCTCCGCGCTGGAGCGCGTCGGCGAGGAGATCGCCGAGGTCGCGGCCCGAATCGACGCGGCAAACTGGCGCCTCCTGACGCTCGTCCGGGAATTCGACGAGAGGAAGGGATGGGGCAACCAAGGAGCGCTCACCTGCGCCCACTGGCTCTCGTGGCGCATCGGCCTCGACCGCGGCGCCGCTCGTGAGAAGGTCCGCGTCGCCCGTGCCCTCGGACGGCTTCCCCTCGTAGACGACGCCATGCGACGCGGCCTCCTCAGCTACTCCAAGGCTCGCGCCATCACCCGCGTCGCCACGCCGGAGAACGAGGACGCCCTGATCGCCCTCGCCCGCACCGCGACCGGTAGCCAGATGGAGCGGATCACCCGCAGCTACCGCACCGTCCTGGAGCGAGGCGAAGACGGCCGCATTCCCGAGGTCGACACCGAACGCTGGGTCCGCGCCCGACACATCGAGTCAGGGATGATGCGCATCGAAGCCCAGCTCCCGGCAGACGAGGCCGAAGTCGTCCTGAAGGCTCTCGACGCCATCCGGTACGCCGGCAACGACGCCCTCCGCGCCCAGTCCCAAGCGGCACCAACCGACGCAGCGAACGAAGACGTAGCCGCCGAGGGCGAGGTCTCTACGGAGGCAGGCGTTTCCGCGGAGGCAGGCGTTTCCGCTGAAGCAGGCGTTTCCGCGGAGGCACGCGTTTCTGCGGAGGCAGGCGTTTCCGCGGAGGCGGGCGTTTCCGCGGAGGCAGGCGTTTCCGCTGAAGCAGGCGTTCCCGCAAGCGGAGGCGTCACCGCGACACCTGTGGACGTGCCATCCCGGCCCCGAAGGCGAACCTGGGCACAACAGTCGTTCGATCGCGCGGACGCCCTCCTCGCGCTTTCGGAGAGCGTTCTGCAAGCTCCCCAAGCGATCCGCTCAACGGGCGCGCCACGCTTCGAGGTCGTCGTCCATGTGGACGCGGATTCCCTGGCGGGGAGGAGCGAGGCGCTGGCGCACCTGGAGGACGGAACGTATCTCCCGATCGAGACGGCGGAGCGGCTGAGCTGCGATTCGCCGATTGTCGTGATGACCGTGGATTCGGAGGGGAATCCGCTCGACGTCGGTCGCCGAACCCGGGCGATCCCTCCGGCGCTGCGCCGGGCTATGCAGAAGCGGGACGGCGGCTGCCGCTTCCCGGGATGCACGCACACGCATTTCGTCGACGGCCATCACGTCGAGCATTGGGCGAAGGGCGGCGAGACGAAGCTCGACAACCTGGTGCTCCTCTGCCGGCAACACCACCGCCTCGTCCACGAGGAGGGCTTCCGGGTCGAGATGGAGGGCAAGGCCCCGGCCTTCTTCGACCCGCGCGGCCACCGCCTCGACGGCAGCCCCTACGTCCCGCGCATCGACGACCCCACCGGCCTGGACCGATACGCAGGATTCCTTTCGTGGCTCGACGCGCAGGAGGGGACGTCCGACCTCGTGGTTCCACCCGGGCCCGACTGCTATCCGTGGGATCTCCCGCTCTGTGTCGACGTCCTCGTCCAGCGATACGCCGGAGCCCTTCCTCCCCTCGACTATGACCACGCGCGAAACAAGCGCGCACCGTTGTCCGCCTCCACCCTGCTCACCTGA
- a CDS encoding nuclear transport factor 2 family protein, with protein sequence MNEESADRNLLERLAIRELVEKVSDAINHQEWDTLRAFFSEDVVWERQPPNPWVLDGREAVFGFLEGNMPKLDVRLFHVTATAIELEDETNAVARSTMSELLRFKETGREVHVVGTYHDRFKKEAGRWRIVRRTIEPRFEETLKR encoded by the coding sequence GTGAATGAGGAGTCGGCGGATCGCAACCTGCTGGAGCGCCTCGCCATTCGCGAGCTCGTCGAGAAGGTCAGCGACGCAATCAACCATCAGGAGTGGGACACGCTGCGCGCGTTCTTCAGTGAAGACGTCGTCTGGGAGCGCCAGCCCCCGAATCCCTGGGTCCTCGACGGGCGGGAGGCCGTCTTCGGCTTCCTCGAGGGCAACATGCCCAAGCTCGACGTCCGGTTGTTCCACGTCACGGCGACAGCGATCGAGCTCGAGGACGAGACCAACGCGGTGGCGCGATCGACGATGAGCGAGCTCCTCCGGTTCAAGGAGACGGGGCGAGAGGTCCACGTGGTCGGCACCTATCATGATCGATTCAAGAAGGAAGCCGGCCGGTGGCGCATCGTGAGGCGGACGATCGAGCCGCGTTTCGAGGAGACCCTCAAGCGCTGA
- a CDS encoding LysR family transcriptional regulator translates to MKRTERISTGALAYLPIFVAVAEQRSFSAASRILSMSPSAVSQSIARLERELGLSLFVRTTRSARLTDAGARLLAEAGPPLALATAALTAVKAARDEPTGVLRLNIPRVACHVALPEALAEFGRRHPAVRTEVVVDNNPIDIVRAGFDAGVRTRDSVHQDMVRVRLSPPLRLVVVGSPRYFAHRGRPSHPQELVDHDCLGWRSFSGSGQSRWTFVEDGQELEVGVSGPVLANDAALLISCAEKDLGLALVAEPEARREVAQGSLETVLDDYSIELPGLFLYFPRNARDMPKLRAFVDCATALLGPASPPGS, encoded by the coding sequence ATGAAGAGAACCGAAAGAATCTCAACCGGTGCCCTCGCCTACCTTCCGATCTTCGTCGCCGTCGCCGAGCAACGGAGCTTCTCGGCAGCGTCGCGGATCTTGTCCATGTCGCCGTCTGCGGTGAGTCAGTCGATCGCGCGCCTCGAGCGAGAGCTCGGACTGTCCCTCTTCGTTCGAACGACGCGTAGCGCCCGGCTCACTGACGCGGGTGCACGGCTGCTCGCGGAGGCCGGTCCCCCTCTCGCGCTCGCGACCGCCGCGCTCACTGCGGTCAAGGCGGCACGCGACGAGCCGACTGGCGTGCTCCGGTTGAACATTCCGCGCGTCGCATGTCACGTCGCGCTGCCCGAGGCGCTCGCCGAGTTTGGGCGGCGCCATCCCGCCGTGCGGACGGAAGTGGTGGTGGACAACAACCCGATCGACATCGTGCGGGCCGGCTTCGACGCCGGCGTTCGCACGAGGGATTCGGTGCACCAGGACATGGTTCGCGTCCGCCTGAGCCCACCCTTGCGGCTGGTCGTCGTCGGCTCGCCGCGCTACTTCGCGCACCGCGGCCGGCCCTCGCATCCCCAAGAGCTCGTCGACCACGACTGCCTCGGATGGCGTTCGTTCTCCGGCAGCGGCCAGAGTCGCTGGACCTTCGTCGAGGACGGGCAGGAGCTCGAGGTCGGTGTGAGCGGACCGGTCTTGGCGAACGACGCGGCGCTCCTGATCTCGTGCGCGGAGAAGGACCTCGGCCTGGCCCTTGTCGCAGAGCCCGAGGCACGGCGCGAGGTCGCTCAGGGGAGCCTCGAGACCGTGCTCGACGATTACTCGATCGAGCTTCCTGGCCTCTTCCTCTACTTTCCTCGGAACGCGCGCGACATGCCGAAGCTTCGCGCGTTCGTCGACTGCGCCACCGCTCTGCTCGGGCCAGCGTCTCCACCGGGGTCGTAG
- a CDS encoding MarR family winged helix-turn-helix transcriptional regulator, translating into MATDRKGDGFALELERAKEQSVGQLLFRAARLWNEQAILRVQATRPSIRMAHTQLLPHLDLDGTKLTELAARVGTSKQAVGELVDDLEEQGLLERIPDPSDRRAKRVRFTRAGRKELLAGLEVLVRVESELREELGSRRMDALAETLRRLVPILERHAETAASSPGRRTTGSPRFERDG; encoded by the coding sequence ATGGCGACCGATCGAAAGGGAGATGGTTTCGCGCTCGAGCTGGAGCGGGCCAAGGAGCAGAGCGTCGGCCAGCTCCTGTTCCGGGCGGCGCGGCTCTGGAACGAGCAGGCCATTCTGCGGGTCCAGGCGACGAGACCGTCGATTCGGATGGCTCATACCCAGCTGCTCCCCCACCTCGACCTGGACGGCACCAAGCTCACCGAGCTGGCTGCGCGCGTCGGGACGAGCAAGCAGGCCGTGGGGGAGCTCGTCGACGACCTCGAGGAGCAGGGCCTCCTCGAGCGGATCCCCGATCCGAGCGACAGAAGGGCCAAGCGGGTGCGATTCACCCGAGCGGGGCGGAAGGAGCTGCTGGCCGGCCTGGAGGTGCTCGTCCGCGTGGAATCCGAGCTACGGGAGGAGCTCGGGAGCCGCCGCATGGACGCGCTCGCCGAGACCCTTCGGCGGCTCGTCCCGATCCTCGAGCGTCACGCCGAGACGGCAGCGAGCTCGCCCGGACGGAGGACTACAGGCTCGCCGCGTTTCGAGCGGGACGGGTAG